The following are from one region of the Staphylococcus argenteus genome:
- the ndk gene encoding nucleoside-diphosphate kinase: MERTFLMIKPDAVQRNLIGEVISRIERKGLKLVGGKLMQVPMELAETHYGEHQGKPFYNDLISFITSAPVFAMVVEGEDAVNVSRHIIGSTNPSEASPGSIRGDLGLTVGRNIIHGSDSLESAEREINLWFNENEITSYASPRDAWLYE; the protein is encoded by the coding sequence GTGGAACGTACATTTTTAATGATTAAACCAGATGCAGTACAAAGAAACCTAATTGGTGAAGTAATTTCAAGAATTGAACGAAAAGGACTTAAACTTGTTGGCGGTAAATTAATGCAAGTACCAATGGAACTTGCTGAAACACATTATGGCGAACACCAAGGCAAACCATTTTATAATGATTTAATTTCATTTATTACATCAGCACCAGTGTTCGCAATGGTAGTTGAAGGTGAAGATGCAGTTAATGTATCAAGACATATTATTGGCAGCACAAATCCATCAGAAGCTTCTCCAGGATCAATAAGAGGTGATTTAGGTTTAACTGTTGGTAGAAATATCATTCACGGTTCAGATTCATTAGAGTCTGCTGAACGTGAAATTAATTTATGGTTTAATGAAAATGAAATTACTAGCTATGCTTCACCACGTGATGCTTGGTTATATGAATAA